In Ctenopharyngodon idella isolate HZGC_01 chromosome 2, HZGC01, whole genome shotgun sequence, the following are encoded in one genomic region:
- the sh3glb1b gene encoding endophilin-B1b isoform X2, whose product MEFNVRRLAADAGTFLSRAVQFTEEKFGQAEKTELDAHLETLLIRAESTKHWTEKIMKQTEVVLQPNPNVRMEEFLYEMLDKKVPTRANNHELLGECMIDSGHEFGPGTAYGSALIKCGETEKLLGSAEKEFIHSSAINFLTPFRNFIEGDFKTISKERKLLQNKRLDLDAAKNRMKKARVADARSAELNSSPPLGEEYVAHFSYMLSFLHVRWLKAETELRIAQSEFDRQAEITRLLLEGIGSTHAHHLRCLNDFVDAQAAYYAQCYQYMVNLQKQLGSFPSTFTNNNQPAGSSSASVSVPSAPPAASLPTLPPNQASPALNELRSTSGTRKARVLYDYDAASSSELSLLADEVITVSSVPGMDSDWLMGQRGNQKGKVPITYLELLN is encoded by the exons atgGAGTTCAACGTTAGACGACTAGCAGCGGACGCGGGCACTTTCCTCAGCCGTGCTGTGCAG TTCACAGAGGAGAAGTTTGGGCAGGCGGAAAAGACTGAGCTAGATGCCCATCTGGAGACCCTTTTGATTCGGGCAGAATCCACCAAACACTGGACAGAGAAGATCATGAAACAGACCGAAGTTGTGCTGCAGCCGAACCCCA ATGTCCGCATGGAGGAGTTCCTTTACGAGATGCTAGACAAAAAAGTCCCAACACGTGCCAACAACCACGAGTTGCTAGGGGAGTGCATGATTGACTCGGGACACGAGTTTGGACCTGGAACAGCGTACG GTAGTGCTCTCATTAAATGTGGGGAGACTGAGAAGCTGTTAGGAAGCGCAGAGAAAGAGTTCATTCACAGCTCCGCCATCAATTTCCTCACTCCCTTCCGGAACTTCATTGAGGGAGATTTTAAAACCATATCA AAAGAGCGCAAACTGCTTCAGAATAAGCGTCTAGATCTGGATGCAGCCAAAAACAGAATGAAGAAGGCCAGAGTGGCTGATGCTCGCTCTGCA GAGCTGAACTCAAGCCCTCCGCTGGGAGAGGAGTATGTGGCTCACTTTTCTTACATGCTCAGCTTCTTGCATGTCAGGTGGCTAAAG GCAGAGACAGAACTGAGGATAGCACAGAGTGAGTTTGACCGGCAGGCCGAGATCACCAGACTTCTGCTGGAGGGTATCGGCAGCACTCAT GCTCATCACTTACGTTGTCTGAATGATTTTGTGGACGCTCAAGCTGCATATTATGCCCAATGTTACCAGTACATGGTCAATCTGCAGAAACAGCTGGGAAG CTTTCCATCCACGTTCACTAATAACAATCAGCCGGCTGGCAGCTCCTCCGCCAGTGTCTCAGTTCCCTCGGCACCGCCGGCCGCCTCACTTCCCACTCTGCCACCCAACCAGGCCTCACCCGCGCTCAACGAGCTCCGCAGCACCTCGGGCACCCGCAAGGCCCGTGTGTTGTACGACTACGACGCTGCCAGCAGCAGTGAGCTCTCTCTGCTCGCTGATGAG GTAATCACCGTGAGCAGTGTGCCGGGCATggactctgattggctgatggggcaAAGGGGCAATCAGAAAGGCAAAGTGCCAATTACTTACTTGGAGCTGCTCAATTAA
- the sh3glb1b gene encoding endophilin-B1b isoform X1 — protein sequence MEFNVRRLAADAGTFLSRAVQFTEEKFGQAEKTELDAHLETLLIRAESTKHWTEKIMKQTEVVLQPNPNVRMEEFLYEMLDKKVPTRANNHELLGECMIDSGHEFGPGTAYGSALIKCGETEKLLGSAEKEFIHSSAINFLTPFRNFIEGDFKTISKERKLLQNKRLDLDAAKNRMKKARVADARSAELNSSPPLGEEYVAHFSYMLSFLHVRWLKLWAEEVQQAETELRIAQSEFDRQAEITRLLLEGIGSTHAHHLRCLNDFVDAQAAYYAQCYQYMVNLQKQLGSFPSTFTNNNQPAGSSSASVSVPSAPPAASLPTLPPNQASPALNELRSTSGTRKARVLYDYDAASSSELSLLADEVITVSSVPGMDSDWLMGQRGNQKGKVPITYLELLN from the exons atgGAGTTCAACGTTAGACGACTAGCAGCGGACGCGGGCACTTTCCTCAGCCGTGCTGTGCAG TTCACAGAGGAGAAGTTTGGGCAGGCGGAAAAGACTGAGCTAGATGCCCATCTGGAGACCCTTTTGATTCGGGCAGAATCCACCAAACACTGGACAGAGAAGATCATGAAACAGACCGAAGTTGTGCTGCAGCCGAACCCCA ATGTCCGCATGGAGGAGTTCCTTTACGAGATGCTAGACAAAAAAGTCCCAACACGTGCCAACAACCACGAGTTGCTAGGGGAGTGCATGATTGACTCGGGACACGAGTTTGGACCTGGAACAGCGTACG GTAGTGCTCTCATTAAATGTGGGGAGACTGAGAAGCTGTTAGGAAGCGCAGAGAAAGAGTTCATTCACAGCTCCGCCATCAATTTCCTCACTCCCTTCCGGAACTTCATTGAGGGAGATTTTAAAACCATATCA AAAGAGCGCAAACTGCTTCAGAATAAGCGTCTAGATCTGGATGCAGCCAAAAACAGAATGAAGAAGGCCAGAGTGGCTGATGCTCGCTCTGCA GAGCTGAACTCAAGCCCTCCGCTGGGAGAGGAGTATGTGGCTCACTTTTCTTACATGCTCAGCTTCTTGCATGTCAGGTGGCTAAAG CTGTGGGCTGAGGAGGTGCAGCAG GCAGAGACAGAACTGAGGATAGCACAGAGTGAGTTTGACCGGCAGGCCGAGATCACCAGACTTCTGCTGGAGGGTATCGGCAGCACTCAT GCTCATCACTTACGTTGTCTGAATGATTTTGTGGACGCTCAAGCTGCATATTATGCCCAATGTTACCAGTACATGGTCAATCTGCAGAAACAGCTGGGAAG CTTTCCATCCACGTTCACTAATAACAATCAGCCGGCTGGCAGCTCCTCCGCCAGTGTCTCAGTTCCCTCGGCACCGCCGGCCGCCTCACTTCCCACTCTGCCACCCAACCAGGCCTCACCCGCGCTCAACGAGCTCCGCAGCACCTCGGGCACCCGCAAGGCCCGTGTGTTGTACGACTACGACGCTGCCAGCAGCAGTGAGCTCTCTCTGCTCGCTGATGAG GTAATCACCGTGAGCAGTGTGCCGGGCATggactctgattggctgatggggcaAAGGGGCAATCAGAAAGGCAAAGTGCCAATTACTTACTTGGAGCTGCTCAATTAA
- the sh3glb1b gene encoding endophilin-B1b isoform X4 codes for MEFNVRRLAADAGTFLSRAVQFTEEKFGQAEKTELDAHLETLLIRAESTKHWTEKIMKQTEVVLQPNPNVRMEEFLYEMLDKKVPTRANNHELLGECMIDSGHEFGPGTAYGSALIKCGETEKLLGSAEKEFIHSSAINFLTPFRNFIEGDFKTISKERKLLQNKRLDLDAAKNRMKKARVADARSAVSILHTYTHTQLTSLLLFLNAGQLWAEEVQQAETELRIAQSEFDRQAEITRLLLEGIGSTHAHHLRCLNDFVDAQAAYYAQCYQYMVNLQKQLGSFPSTFTNNNQPAGSSSASVSVPSAPPAASLPTLPPNQASPALNELRSTSGTRKARVLYDYDAASSSELSLLADEVITVSSVPGMDSDWLMGQRGNQKGKVPITYLELLN; via the exons atgGAGTTCAACGTTAGACGACTAGCAGCGGACGCGGGCACTTTCCTCAGCCGTGCTGTGCAG TTCACAGAGGAGAAGTTTGGGCAGGCGGAAAAGACTGAGCTAGATGCCCATCTGGAGACCCTTTTGATTCGGGCAGAATCCACCAAACACTGGACAGAGAAGATCATGAAACAGACCGAAGTTGTGCTGCAGCCGAACCCCA ATGTCCGCATGGAGGAGTTCCTTTACGAGATGCTAGACAAAAAAGTCCCAACACGTGCCAACAACCACGAGTTGCTAGGGGAGTGCATGATTGACTCGGGACACGAGTTTGGACCTGGAACAGCGTACG GTAGTGCTCTCATTAAATGTGGGGAGACTGAGAAGCTGTTAGGAAGCGCAGAGAAAGAGTTCATTCACAGCTCCGCCATCAATTTCCTCACTCCCTTCCGGAACTTCATTGAGGGAGATTTTAAAACCATATCA AAAGAGCGCAAACTGCTTCAGAATAAGCGTCTAGATCTGGATGCAGCCAAAAACAGAATGAAGAAGGCCAGAGTGGCTGATGCTCGCTCTGCAGTTAGtattttacacacatacacacacacacag CTGACAAGTTTGTTACTGTTTCTGAATGCTGGCCAGCTGTGGGCTGAGGAGGTGCAGCAG GCAGAGACAGAACTGAGGATAGCACAGAGTGAGTTTGACCGGCAGGCCGAGATCACCAGACTTCTGCTGGAGGGTATCGGCAGCACTCAT GCTCATCACTTACGTTGTCTGAATGATTTTGTGGACGCTCAAGCTGCATATTATGCCCAATGTTACCAGTACATGGTCAATCTGCAGAAACAGCTGGGAAG CTTTCCATCCACGTTCACTAATAACAATCAGCCGGCTGGCAGCTCCTCCGCCAGTGTCTCAGTTCCCTCGGCACCGCCGGCCGCCTCACTTCCCACTCTGCCACCCAACCAGGCCTCACCCGCGCTCAACGAGCTCCGCAGCACCTCGGGCACCCGCAAGGCCCGTGTGTTGTACGACTACGACGCTGCCAGCAGCAGTGAGCTCTCTCTGCTCGCTGATGAG GTAATCACCGTGAGCAGTGTGCCGGGCATggactctgattggctgatggggcaAAGGGGCAATCAGAAAGGCAAAGTGCCAATTACTTACTTGGAGCTGCTCAATTAA
- the sh3glb1b gene encoding endophilin-B1b isoform X3, with amino-acid sequence MEFNVRRLAADAGTFLSRAVQFTEEKFGQAEKTELDAHLETLLIRAESTKHWTEKIMKQTEVVLQPNPNVRMEEFLYEMLDKKVPTRANNHELLGECMIDSGHEFGPGTAYGSALIKCGETEKLLGSAEKEFIHSSAINFLTPFRNFIEGDFKTISKERKLLQNKRLDLDAAKNRMKKARVADARSAAETELRIAQSEFDRQAEITRLLLEGIGSTHAHHLRCLNDFVDAQAAYYAQCYQYMVNLQKQLGSFPSTFTNNNQPAGSSSASVSVPSAPPAASLPTLPPNQASPALNELRSTSGTRKARVLYDYDAASSSELSLLADEVITVSSVPGMDSDWLMGQRGNQKGKVPITYLELLN; translated from the exons atgGAGTTCAACGTTAGACGACTAGCAGCGGACGCGGGCACTTTCCTCAGCCGTGCTGTGCAG TTCACAGAGGAGAAGTTTGGGCAGGCGGAAAAGACTGAGCTAGATGCCCATCTGGAGACCCTTTTGATTCGGGCAGAATCCACCAAACACTGGACAGAGAAGATCATGAAACAGACCGAAGTTGTGCTGCAGCCGAACCCCA ATGTCCGCATGGAGGAGTTCCTTTACGAGATGCTAGACAAAAAAGTCCCAACACGTGCCAACAACCACGAGTTGCTAGGGGAGTGCATGATTGACTCGGGACACGAGTTTGGACCTGGAACAGCGTACG GTAGTGCTCTCATTAAATGTGGGGAGACTGAGAAGCTGTTAGGAAGCGCAGAGAAAGAGTTCATTCACAGCTCCGCCATCAATTTCCTCACTCCCTTCCGGAACTTCATTGAGGGAGATTTTAAAACCATATCA AAAGAGCGCAAACTGCTTCAGAATAAGCGTCTAGATCTGGATGCAGCCAAAAACAGAATGAAGAAGGCCAGAGTGGCTGATGCTCGCTCTGCA GCAGAGACAGAACTGAGGATAGCACAGAGTGAGTTTGACCGGCAGGCCGAGATCACCAGACTTCTGCTGGAGGGTATCGGCAGCACTCAT GCTCATCACTTACGTTGTCTGAATGATTTTGTGGACGCTCAAGCTGCATATTATGCCCAATGTTACCAGTACATGGTCAATCTGCAGAAACAGCTGGGAAG CTTTCCATCCACGTTCACTAATAACAATCAGCCGGCTGGCAGCTCCTCCGCCAGTGTCTCAGTTCCCTCGGCACCGCCGGCCGCCTCACTTCCCACTCTGCCACCCAACCAGGCCTCACCCGCGCTCAACGAGCTCCGCAGCACCTCGGGCACCCGCAAGGCCCGTGTGTTGTACGACTACGACGCTGCCAGCAGCAGTGAGCTCTCTCTGCTCGCTGATGAG GTAATCACCGTGAGCAGTGTGCCGGGCATggactctgattggctgatggggcaAAGGGGCAATCAGAAAGGCAAAGTGCCAATTACTTACTTGGAGCTGCTCAATTAA